A genomic region of Halichondria panicea chromosome 5, odHalPani1.1, whole genome shotgun sequence contains the following coding sequences:
- the LOC135336384 gene encoding colorectal mutant cancer protein-like: MDAYDHYRFSFESCKSYKDGAVSPNDFARVCNRYKLNYKVVMEYVGTDGEGCFSLDSFIHYLKKCQSHSYTNHVPSGHSSHAHDVDSYVRSTSPPPYRPPSASKVGRQSVHSGMSHNHTRSGSGRYPVSPENGDMNEDHGVRRTRTPDVSNFLSPEEKPRHSERSRSDMYEHHSVSSRSRMGTHSRAAIDTPPPTVTHHPRNRYRGDTIAGRSDKARSFKDSDDEDVMQDSYYPSVSRIRYKHQAGEGHEKSSRWEAGVDKPQQQQRSKDNYDSQDRAYAQLYRENEKLKQKIIAMKKESTAGSDSPYIERQFDDLKKAKEDAEEELRREKSSHKAVRKDCNALKQEYNKIRSKFEELERINWRLSDENHKLTIKLMEEDRSSSGFSRRPGDGGSGEPSARSSYASELSFQRSHLRQTYHGTTGKGDVSKDTSSRSKSKGRPEMKRVSSEGKPLDYEDPGKDNHINYPKAKTHKSGTSSAGSIMDNLALTMVSTTPDEQSQVFMVLGEDVSKSVLPESLAKDKELAMMYALQNCHSVQELIKCLVSYGVSSSSDQLQGFQVENKHLQERVEHLKAKNTAISESFQSSKLNMDEMYHNAEKIEANNVRLRHALIMAQHACEAFEVLFELRSGYSRHGGSNGSYFPSFDNSSLDSTLARSPDREQVSIKHTATYRARCLLHSLDSDVELQSYPPLLNMRQGSGEYQSHTTNWLPGTLSQNTGTTSGLSSMSGGIEGDITQAEIDRLKQYSQALLHYENHLTSTLVPMDGLEGLKTIKKPVVVRDCYQADASGSITDLEDAAHAEELCKVREEKAELRSQIYMMEQEKRRMELEVSRMLIHKQKSDRQIAELQFQLKDEKRKRKKEQKKRKSEASIPPHDPSHISELSLEYTSALDREREVSRRYDDLFGFLQCHIKDSQDTTEHLMTFVKELRRANSALVDAFEKSKKRQQAEKKRMKTELVSYMNRIQKGTGPLLDIIDDHCDMPEAFQLFLFNYRNPYQSDHCTHDPLPKVIELTKTDFKLHQKYIASLQNIMAAVDKNKLGFAESFALSGCAAIISKTAAAPIERVKLLVQNQDEMIKAGRLSEPYKGVIDCTTRTFRTEGFLPFWRGNLANCIRYFPTQALNFAFKDQVKALFKPSKQDSYATKFSKNIASGGAAGAMSLCFVYSLDYARTRLANDAKSGKKSGGERQFNGLIDVYSKTLKSDGFVGLYRGFLISCVGIVVYRGFYFGLYDTLKPILLGENAGVMISFLLGYGVTVTAGLISYPIDTIRRRMMMTSGEAVKYKGSMDCALQIIRNEGAMSLMKGAGANILRGVAGAGVLSGFDKFKELYMLWRLK; this comes from the exons TAACGACTTTGCTCGTGTCTGTAATCGCTACAAGCTCAACTACAAGGTGGTGATGGAGTATGTCGGTACAGATGGCGAGGGATGCTTCTCACTCGACTCCTTCATCCACTACCTGAAGAAATGTCAGTCCCACTCGTACACGAACCACGTACCCTCAGGGCATTCATCGCATGCTCACGACGTTGATAGTTACGTACGGTCGACTAGCCCCCCTCCCTACAGACCACCTTCTGCTAGCAAAGTCGGCAGGCAGTCAGTACACTCAG gAATGTCCCACAACCACACTCGCTCTGGGAGTGGCCGCTATCCCGTCTCACCGGAGAACGGGGACATGAATGAAGACCACGGAGTACGAAGAACAAGAACACCAgatgtgagt AACTTCCTGTCACCTGAAGAGAAGCCTCGTCATAGCGAAAGATCACGTAGTGACATGTACGAGCACCACTCTGTCTCATCACGGTCACGAATGGGCACACACTCACGAGCTGCAATAGACACGCCCCCTCCAACtgtcacacaccacccacggAATCGGTATCGCGGGGACACGATCGCTGGGAG ATCTGATAAGGCCCGTAGTTTCAAAGACTCCGATGATGAGGACGTGATGCAAGACTCTTACTACCCATCCGTGTCACGTATAAGATACAAG CACCAGGCGGGTGAAGGCCACGAGAAGTCGTCACGGTGGGAGGCTGGGGTCGATAAaccacaacaacaacaacgCAGTAAGGACAACTACGATAGCCAGGACCGGGCGTACGCACAG TTGTATCGAGAGAATGAAAAGTTGAAACAGAAAATAATTGCGATGAAGAAAGAGAGTACAGCCGGGTCAGACTCACCCTATATCGaga GACAATTTGATGATCTGAAGAAAGCTAAGGAAGATGCTGAAGAAGAACTACGAAGAGAAAAGAGCTCTCACAAAGCCGTCAGGAAAGACTGCAATGCTCTCAAACAAGAATACAACAAAATACGCtcaaag TTCGAAGAGCTGGAACGAATCAACTGGAGACTATCAGACGAAAATCACAAGCTCACTATCAAACTCATGGAGGAAGACCGAAGCAGCTCGGGATTCTCCCGTCGCCCTGGAGACGGGGGCTCCGGTGAACCCTCGGCACGGTCCAGTTACGCCAGTGAGCTGTCCTTCCAACGATCTCATCTCAGACAAACTTATCATG GTACTACGGGCAAAGGGGATGTTTCCAAGGACACATCGTCTCGCTCAAAGTCCAAAGGTCGGCCTGAGATGAAGCGGGTCTCCAGTGAGGGTAAACCCCTAGATTACGAGGATCCCGGCAAAGATAACCATATCAACTACCCAAAAGCAAAGACACAC AAATCCGGAACGTCCAGTGCAGGCTCCATCATGGACAATCTTGCCCTCACAATGGTCAGTACAACACCAGACGAGCAGTCACAAGTCTTTATGGTGCTCGGGGAGGACGTCAGCAAGAgtgtg CTACCTGAAAGCCTTGCAAAAGACAAGGAGCTAGCGATGATGTATGCACTCCAAAACTGCCACTCTGTGCAAGAACTCATCAAATGTCTCGTGTCTTACGGCGTTTCCTCCAGCTCTGACCAACTCCAGGGCTTTCAAGTCGAGAACAAGCATTTGCAAGAACGAGTGGAACATTTGAAGGCCAAGAATACAGCAATTTCTGAATCTTTCCAAAGTTCTAAGCTGAATATGGACGAAATGTACCACAATGCAGAGAAAATCGAAGCAAATAACGTTCGTTTACGGCATGCACTGATAATGGCCCAGCACGCTTGTGAAGCTTTTGAAGTTCTCTTCGAATTACGATCAGGATATTCGAGACACGGTGGTTCGAACGGCTCTTACTTTCCATCATTTGATAACTCGAGTCTCGATTCAACCCTCGCTAGAAGTCCTGATCGGGAGCAGGTGTCAATCAAACACACAGCAACGTATCGAGCTCGATGTCTACTGCACAGCCTCGACTCAGATGTTGAGCTTCAAAGCTACCCCCCTCTGTTAAACATGAGACAAGGCAGTGGTGAATATCAATCACATACAACCAATTGGCTACCAGGTACATTATCGCAAAACACTGGTACTACGAGTGGGTTGAGCTCTATGAGTGGTGGAATTGAAGGCGACATAACACAAGCTGAAATCGATCGTTTGAAACAATACTCACAAGCTCTCTTGCATTACGAGAATCACCTAACGAGTACGCTAGTCCCGATGGATGGTCTAGAAGGGCTGAAAACGATTAAGAAGCCTGTGGTTGTGAGAGATTGTTACCAAGCTGACGCGTCTGGGAGCATCACTGATCTGGAGGATGCAGCACATGCAGAGGAGCTGTGTAAAGTTAGAGAGGAGAAGGCTGAGCTACGG TCCCAGATATACATGATGGAGCAGGAGAAGAGACGCATGGAGCTTGAAGTGAGTCGAATGCTCATTCACAAGCAGAAGTCTGACAGACAGATCGCTGAGCTGCAGTTCCAACTCAAAGACGAGAAGAGAAAAAGAAAGAAAGAGCAGAAAAAGAGAAAA AGTGAAGCGTCCATCCCCCCTCACGACCCAAGTCACATCAGTGAGCTTTCCCTGGAGTACACCAGTGCCCTAGACAGAGAGAGGGAGGTCTCGAGGAGATATGATGACCTGTTCGGGTTCCTACAGTGCCACATCAAAGATTCACAG GACACAACAGAGCATCTTATGACGTTTGTCAAGGAGCTACGTCGAGCTAACAGTGCACTAGTGGATGCCTTTGAGAAGTCTAAGAAAAGACAACAGGCTGAGAAGAAAAGAATGAAAACTGAGCTAGTCAGCTACATGAACAGAATACAAAAAGGGACAGGGCCTCTATTAGAC ATCATTGACGACCATTGTGACATGCCTGAAGcgtttcaactgtttctattCAATTACAGGAACCCATACCAGTCGGACCATTGCACACATGACCCACTACCGAAAGTAATTGAGCTCACAAAAACTGATTTTAAGCTGCACCAGAAATACATAGCATCATTAC agAACATAATGGCTGCTGTTGACAAAAATAAGCTTGGTTTTGCCGAGAGCTTTGCTCTGAGTGGCTGCGCTGCCATTATCTCAAAGACAGCTGCTGCCCCCATTGAGAGAGTCAAACTCCTGGTCCAGAACCAAGATGAGATGATCAAGGCTGGCCGTCTCTCTGAGCCCTACAAAGGAGTCATCGACTGCACTACCAGAACATTCAGGACTGAGG GTTTTCTTCCCTTCTGGAGAGGTAACTTGGCCAACTGCATCCGATACTTCCCCACCCAGGCCCTTAACTTTGCCTTCAAGGACCAGGTCAAGGCTCTCTTCAAGCCCTCAAAACAAGACTCGTACGCTACCAAATTCTCCAAGAACATTGCCTCTGGAGGAGCTGCTGGTGCAATGTCTCTGTGCTTTGTCTACTCACTTGACTACGCACGTACTCGTCTTGCCAATGACGCAAAATCTGGGAAGAAATCAGGAGGTGAGCGTCAATTTAACGGGCTTATCGATGTTTACTCCAAAACTCTCAAGAGCGACGGTTTCGTTGGCCTCTACCGTGGTTTTCTCATCTCCTGTGTTGGAATCGTCGTGTATAGAGGGTTTTACTTTGGCTTGTACGATACCCTCAAACCTATTCTTCTCGGTGAGAACGCTGGTGTCATGATCTCGTTCCTTCTCGGCTACGGTGTCACCGTGACAGCTGGTTTGATCTCCTACCCCATCGATACAATCCGTCGGCGAATGATGATGACTTCTGGAGAGGCCGTCAAGTACAAGGGCTCCATGGATTGTGCCCTTCAGATTATTCGTAACGAAGGTGCAATGTCGCTAATGAAAGGGGCAGGAGCTAATATCCTCCGTGGTGTGGCTGGTGCTGGAGTGTTGTCCGGTTTCGACAAGTTCAAGGAGCTGTACATGTTGTGGCGTCTGAAATAG
- the LOC135335745 gene encoding uncharacterized protein LOC135335745, translating to MTRYITVIIFIASVFVLCKAQYQPSGSCESSQSCVYRYSSTQRSFDGDQLQVATVSAIVVSQCDSAGVYGNQNALHYCIKVSDVRVGGDLVKDDSADEVIDPTEEEIPELDPSDSVLQDPPISPEDKMMAGEFCFIQTDDGKTVEVSYPEGESSVAVNFKKGIVAAFQTNFKGTAEQEEEDTTSLHKSAYTYTTIGTETTAFRTIQSSNIHILAGGAPTEDVQITANEQIVYDGKVLSRSQGSTSIVLTAGFGDIDSSRVEAANPRLNSTGPGDEEEVQRRVIRQVTEQPVEPVEPATYDSDTDINELKGEGEYALVKLFCKPVIVTKRDTVEEDGRENLVTDTLQANINYTLTDLRLLEALRHQIPSVWEALETLHSDAGQSSLANRLHQLVDLEGEYQPLPELQPAIRDVINFLEKLLGSDKLEDKKMRSLIYPLLATEGHFDSQMALLNSYFDSVDQEEKNGVVTHIAFTRNPHPEFIERLKKSIDSSPTSVDPLLLAYGALASDKQDGIQTSVVKDLIDRLERLEATVEFSKKLHPLIHNIHALGNTDSELVIETVLKYLNSTNIDVQLASINALKAHSVDQRVQEQLQDFILSAQFQDQIEAIVQMLIEALDKVKDKESHNIYVDALASIDFFEDSKLHSLVTHYLQKLGTKHALDYDNVLQTVERPDNEDDTFDDARVRRGSDWDASSSIYNLIASYSSRRSDVINHPLHKAYIWDKKFGISKVYAQMAAGGFAGIKQNGNGYKLFGKVIAQGHAFGRTSTALRAEFLRERTGNSIYQKIYAIVVGKTLVNDAGTLYIPSGCNTYTKNLYSSSVRIFQFRYSVFIYVGTLDFYVGMTAKLGLKVKASVCETTVKACASLIPSLTLRAEGGASATILLVVRGGVEVAASFTYQLEPETCIQYCRSATHQRVKTCVNVNNGWPNNYVEIYAYYQIRRIRIWPPRIYWSSKRRWSALSKRWDLSSFSLRRIWSSCDRTPVC from the exons ATGACAAGATACATCACAGTGATTATCTTTATTGCCTCAGTCTTTGTATTATGCAAGGCTCAGTATCAACCTTCCGGCTCTTGTGAG TCCAGTCAGAGCTGTGTGTATCGGTACTCCTCAACTCAGCGAAGCTTTGACGGAGACCAGCTGCAAGTAGCTACTGTGTCAGCTATTGTCGTTTCTCAATGTGATTCAG CCGGAGTCTATGGAAATCAGAATGCTCTGCATTACTGCATTAAAGTCAGTGATGTGCGAGTAGGAGGTGACTTGGTCAAGGATGACAG TGCTGATGAAGTTATTGATCCTACTGAAGAAGAAATCCCGGAACTTGACCCGAGTGATTCTGTTCTCCAAGACCCCCCTATCTCTCCAGAAGACAAAATGATGGCAGGGGAATTTTGTTTCATTCAAACGGACGATGGTAAAACTGTTGAGGTCAGCTACCCTGAAGGAGAGAGCAGTGTGGCTGTCAACTTTAAGAAGGGGATTGTTGCTGCCTTCCAAACCAATTTCAAGGGGACAGCTGAACAAGAAGAGGAAGATACAACGTCTTTACATAAATCAGCGTACAC GTACACAACGATTGGTACAGAGACAACAGCCTTCCGCACCATACAAAGTTCCAATATACATATCCTTGCTGGGGGTGCACCTACAGAAGACGTCCAGATCACTGCAAACGAGCAGATTGTTTACGACGGCAAAGTGCTCTCTCGATCTCAAGGATCTACCTCAATTGTGCTTACAGCAGGGTTTGGAGATATAGACTCGTCCAGGGTTGAAGCAGCTAACCCTCGGCTCAATTCAACTGGGCCTGGGGATGAGGAAGAGGTGCAAAGGAGGGTGATACGACAAGTCACTGAACAGCCTGTTGAACCTGTGGAGCCAGCGACCTATGATAGTGACACGGACATCAACGAATTGAAGGGGGAGGGAGAGTACGCACTAGTGAAGTTGTTCTGCAAACCAGTCATTGTCACTAAACGTGACACTGTGGAAGAGGACGGCCGGGAGAATCTTGTGACTGACACACTACAAGCTAACATAAACTACA CTCTAACCGATCTTCGACTCTTGGAGGCACTTCGACATCAAATTCCTTCTGTATGGGAAGCCTTGGAGACATTACACAGTGATGCAGGGCAGAGCAGTCTAG CTAATCGCCTGCATCAGCTGGTTGATTTGGAGGGAGAGTATCAGCCACTACCAGAACTACAACCTGCCATCCGGGATGTGATCAACTTTCTGGAAAAG CTGTTAGGGTCTGACAAGCTAGAAGACAAGAAAATGAGGAGTTTAATTTACCCACTTCTTGCAACGGAAGGGCACTTCGACTCTCAAATG GCTCTTCTTAATTCATACTTCGACTCTGTTGATCAAGAAGAAAAGAATGGCGTGGTTACACACATCGCTTTCACCCGAAACCCTCACCCAGAATTTATTGAGAGGCTGAAAAAATCCATTGACTCCTCTCCGACCAGTGTAGACCCTCTACTATTAGCTTACGGGGCGTTGGCTAGTGACAAGCAAGATGGAATACAGACCTCGGTGGTTAAAGATTTGATCGATCGACTGGAACGTCTGGAGGCTACCGTGGAGTTCAGCAAGAAGCTACACCCACTAATCCATAATATACACGCGTTGGGGAACACTGACAGCGAACTAGTGATAGAGACTGTGTTGAAATATTTAAACAGCACCAATATCGATGTACAACTAGCCTCCATTAATGCTCTCAAGGCTCACTCAGTCGATCAAAGAGTGCAGGAACAATTACAAGACTTTATCCTCTCAGCTCAGTTCCAAGATCAAATAGAGGCCATTGTGCAGATGTTAATCGAAGCATTAGACAAAGTGAAGGACAAAGAATCACACAATATCTACGTTGATGCTCTAGCTTCTATTGACTTCTTTGAGGACTCCAAACTGCATTCATTAGTGACCCACTATCTACAAAAGCTGGGAACAAAGCATGCATTGGACTACGATAATGTGCTGCAGACTGTCGAGCGACCAGACAATGAAGATGATACTTTTGACGACGCTCGAGTACGTAGAGGCTCAGACTGGGATGCTTCTAGCTCTATTTACAACCTCATTGCTAGCTACTCCTCAAGGAGAAGTGATGTAATCAATCACCCCTTGCACAAAGCGTACATCTGGGATAAAAAGTTTGGTATCAGTAAAGTATACGCACAAATGGCAGCAGGCGGATTTGCTGGTATTAAGCAGAATGGAAATGGTTACAAATTGTTTGGCAAAGTAATCGCCCAAGGACATGCCTTTGGAAGGACTTCTACTGCTTTGAGAGCTGAGTTCTTGCGAGAGAGAACAGGGAACAGTATTTATCAGAAAATCTATGCTATAGTTGTTGGCAAGACACTGGTTAATGACGCTGgtacactatatataccttcTGGTTGTAATACCTACACCAAGAATCTGTACAGTTCCAGTGTCAGGATATTCCAATTCAGGTACAGCGTGTTTATTTATGTTGGAACGCTCGACTTCTACGTTGGAATGACTGCCAAGCTCGGACTAAAAGTGAAAGCATCTGTGTGTGAGACAACAGTGAAGGCATGTGCCAGTCTCATTCCTAGTCTCACCCTGAGGGCAGAGGGAGGAGCCAGTGCCACAATACTG CTGGTGGTTAGAGGAGGGGTAGAGGTTGCAGCAAGCTTCACTTATCAGCTCGAGCCTGAGACTTGCATCCAATACTGCAGATCTGCCACACATCAGAGGGTCAAAACCTGTGTCAATGTGAACAACGGCTGGCCTAACAACTATGTTGAGATCTATGCTTACTACCAGATTAGACGTATTAGGATTTGGCCA CCAAGGATCTATTGGAGTTCTAAAAGACGATGGAGCGCACTCTCGAAGCGCTGGGACCTCTCTAGTTTCAGTCTTCGCAGGATATGGAGCTCATGTGACCGCACTCCTGTGTGTTGA
- the LOC135335746 gene encoding dymeclin-like isoform X1: MGVSSSTSLSKLRENIVLQRFVGEGKIEPGDNFWDQLLSFSYATPTDSVAESKLLEEAARPLLETLVRNHHLSGNFRTLVFLCLEKAASLREQKECESNLSTWRVHNALFIIRVSLKHLLEKHSESDAALHLDGSTTIPQLTSLEPHTLHTSTPSLPQNSTPTHSNETAAYGTSKKSTSVSEAVSNPILESLAQQTAGHILQTRVPSVGGSGINEGGLPSQRLVEGVASLLCHVSLGPFTYDVHLEAVHLLLVFLSSQVRPQTASGIFVRHILTIRNDLASVLVHRLLDHVISQPPLPPHRSQGPGLISSVTAGLWSLVTLNRGVASADPTHSPLAKDSLLLLLVLTHQQAGGHNPYRTALGSFSDERGDKGTSSFSVSLEKIYLTMCSQLNDESHALLLYLLLQGNPNVASFIFSRSDIEQLVLPLLKQLHDHGNESSHHVYMLLIILLILSQDECFNKSIHEKIVPNVPWYVERRLAAVPLGSLMVMILIKTVQVNITHIRDKYLHTNCLAALANMSSHFHSLHLDAARKIVNLFKLLAKKHQRISERLSSDPSTPTTPTTPDTPSLDSDCTTDRVILEEVLQMVLEIINSCLTHNLHNNPHLIYSLLYQREIFEPYRSHPSLMDLVQNMETVVSFFSSKLEQSGPSPYSSEYVLSTIEQTAKAWPRNRLRLFPELKFRYVEEDQPEAFFIPYIWTLVFKHSSIYWDSSKVRFS; encoded by the exons TGAGAAACCACCATTTGTCTGGTAACTTTCGTACTCTGGTGTTCTTGTGTCTGGAGAAGGCCGCCTCACTCAGGGAGCAGAAGGAGTGTGAGAG CAACCTCTCGACGTGGCGTGTCCACAACGCCCTGTTCATTATTCGCGTCTCTCTCAAGCACCTCCTTGAGAAACACTCTGAGAGCGACGCAGCCCTCCATCTTGATGGCTCCACCACCATCCCACAACTCACATCCCTTGAGCCTCACACTTTacacacctccacaccgtCACTCCCTCAAAActccacgcccacacacagtaACGAAACAGCAGCGTATGGCACAAGTAAAAAAAGTACGAGTGTATCTGAGGCAGTTAGCAATCCAATTTTGGAGTCACTAGCACAACAGACTGCAGGGCATATCCTTCAGACGAGGGTACCCTCTGTGGGTGGTAGTGGGATCAATGAGGGGGGTCTGCCTTCTCAACGGCTGGTGGAAGGTGTGGCCTCATTGCTTTGTCACGTGTCTTTAGG CCCGTTTACCTATGATGTCCACCTGGAGGCTGTACATCTTCTCCTCGTCTTTCTGTCCTCCCAAGTTCGACCTCAGACGGCCAGTGGGATATTCGTACGACACATCCTCACGATTAGAAA TGACCTTGCCTCAGTGTTAGTGCATCGTTTGTTGGATCATGTGATCTCCCAGCCGCCTCTCCCCCCTCACCGATCCCAAGGTCCTGGCCTGATCTCCTCAGTCACAG ctggacTATGGTCTCTAGTCACCCTGAACAGGGGCGTGGCCTCTGCAGACCCCACCCATTCCCCACTGGCCAAGGACTCCCTCCTCCTGCTATTAGTGCTGACTCATCAACAAGCCGGAGGACACAACCCATATCGAACCGCACTGGGTTCGTTCAGTGATGAGAGAGGTGATAAAGGAACGAGCTCTTTCTCTGTTAGTCTGGAGAAGATCTACCTCACCATGTGcag CCAGCTGAATGATGAGTCCCACGCTCTCTTGCTCTACCTCTTGCTACAAGGCAACCCCAACGTGGCCAGCTTCATTTTCTCAAGATCAGACATCGAACAACTA GTTTTGCCGCTACTGAAACAGCTGCATGACCACGGTAACGAGAGCTCCCACCACGTGTACATGTTGCTGATCATCCTACTCATCCTCAGCCAGGATGAATGCTTCAATAAGTCCATTCACGAGAAG ATAGTGCCGAATGTGCCCTGGTACGTTGAGCGGCGGCTGGCAGCTGTTCCCCTTGGCAGTCTCATGGTCATGATCCTGATCAAAACCGTACAGGTCAACATCACTCACATCAGG GACAAGTACCTTCACACCAACTGCCTGGCTGCACTAGCTAACATGTCCTCTCACTTTCACTCTCTCCACCTCGACGCTGCCAGGAAAATCGTCAA TTTGTTTAAGCTTCTTGCTAAAAAGCATCAGAGGATCTCGGAGCGACTCAGCAGTGATCCGTCCACCccgaccacacccacaacacCCGACACACCCTCCCTGGACTCGGATTGT acgACAGACCGTGTGATTCTGGAGGAGGTGCTTCAGATGGTGTTGGAGATCATCAACTCTTGTCTGACACACAACCTCCACAATAACCCCCACCTCATATACTCCCTCCTCTATCAGAGGGAGATCTTCGAGCCCTATCGGTCACACCCCTCTCTCATGGACCTTGTGCAGAATATGGAAAct GTGGTGTCCTTCTTCTCGTCCAAGCTGGAGCAGAGTGGCCCCTCCCCCTACTCCTCCGAGTACGTTCTGTCCACCATCGAGCAGACTGCAAAGGCTTGGCCCAGGAACAGGCTAAGG TTGTTTCCTGAGCTCAAGTTCCGCTATGTGGAGGAGGACCAGCCTGAGGCATTCTTCATCCCGTACATTTGGACACTGGTGTTCAAGCACTCGTCCATTTATTGGGACAGTTCTAAAGTACGCTTCTCCTGA
- the LOC135335746 gene encoding dymeclin-like isoform X2 has product MDIYTYMYLYLTPRNSVRNHHLSGNFRTLVFLCLEKAASLREQKECESNLSTWRVHNALFIIRVSLKHLLEKHSESDAALHLDGSTTIPQLTSLEPHTLHTSTPSLPQNSTPTHSNETAAYGTSKKSTSVSEAVSNPILESLAQQTAGHILQTRVPSVGGSGINEGGLPSQRLVEGVASLLCHVSLGPFTYDVHLEAVHLLLVFLSSQVRPQTASGIFVRHILTIRNDLASVLVHRLLDHVISQPPLPPHRSQGPGLISSVTAGLWSLVTLNRGVASADPTHSPLAKDSLLLLLVLTHQQAGGHNPYRTALGSFSDERGDKGTSSFSVSLEKIYLTMCSQLNDESHALLLYLLLQGNPNVASFIFSRSDIEQLVLPLLKQLHDHGNESSHHVYMLLIILLILSQDECFNKSIHEKIVPNVPWYVERRLAAVPLGSLMVMILIKTVQVNITHIRDKYLHTNCLAALANMSSHFHSLHLDAARKIVNLFKLLAKKHQRISERLSSDPSTPTTPTTPDTPSLDSDCTTDRVILEEVLQMVLEIINSCLTHNLHNNPHLIYSLLYQREIFEPYRSHPSLMDLVQNMETVVSFFSSKLEQSGPSPYSSEYVLSTIEQTAKAWPRNRLRLFPELKFRYVEEDQPEAFFIPYIWTLVFKHSSIYWDSSKVRFS; this is encoded by the exons ATGGACAtctatacctacatgtacctgtattTGACACCGAGAAATAGTG TGAGAAACCACCATTTGTCTGGTAACTTTCGTACTCTGGTGTTCTTGTGTCTGGAGAAGGCCGCCTCACTCAGGGAGCAGAAGGAGTGTGAGAG CAACCTCTCGACGTGGCGTGTCCACAACGCCCTGTTCATTATTCGCGTCTCTCTCAAGCACCTCCTTGAGAAACACTCTGAGAGCGACGCAGCCCTCCATCTTGATGGCTCCACCACCATCCCACAACTCACATCCCTTGAGCCTCACACTTTacacacctccacaccgtCACTCCCTCAAAActccacgcccacacacagtaACGAAACAGCAGCGTATGGCACAAGTAAAAAAAGTACGAGTGTATCTGAGGCAGTTAGCAATCCAATTTTGGAGTCACTAGCACAACAGACTGCAGGGCATATCCTTCAGACGAGGGTACCCTCTGTGGGTGGTAGTGGGATCAATGAGGGGGGTCTGCCTTCTCAACGGCTGGTGGAAGGTGTGGCCTCATTGCTTTGTCACGTGTCTTTAGG CCCGTTTACCTATGATGTCCACCTGGAGGCTGTACATCTTCTCCTCGTCTTTCTGTCCTCCCAAGTTCGACCTCAGACGGCCAGTGGGATATTCGTACGACACATCCTCACGATTAGAAA TGACCTTGCCTCAGTGTTAGTGCATCGTTTGTTGGATCATGTGATCTCCCAGCCGCCTCTCCCCCCTCACCGATCCCAAGGTCCTGGCCTGATCTCCTCAGTCACAG ctggacTATGGTCTCTAGTCACCCTGAACAGGGGCGTGGCCTCTGCAGACCCCACCCATTCCCCACTGGCCAAGGACTCCCTCCTCCTGCTATTAGTGCTGACTCATCAACAAGCCGGAGGACACAACCCATATCGAACCGCACTGGGTTCGTTCAGTGATGAGAGAGGTGATAAAGGAACGAGCTCTTTCTCTGTTAGTCTGGAGAAGATCTACCTCACCATGTGcag CCAGCTGAATGATGAGTCCCACGCTCTCTTGCTCTACCTCTTGCTACAAGGCAACCCCAACGTGGCCAGCTTCATTTTCTCAAGATCAGACATCGAACAACTA GTTTTGCCGCTACTGAAACAGCTGCATGACCACGGTAACGAGAGCTCCCACCACGTGTACATGTTGCTGATCATCCTACTCATCCTCAGCCAGGATGAATGCTTCAATAAGTCCATTCACGAGAAG ATAGTGCCGAATGTGCCCTGGTACGTTGAGCGGCGGCTGGCAGCTGTTCCCCTTGGCAGTCTCATGGTCATGATCCTGATCAAAACCGTACAGGTCAACATCACTCACATCAGG GACAAGTACCTTCACACCAACTGCCTGGCTGCACTAGCTAACATGTCCTCTCACTTTCACTCTCTCCACCTCGACGCTGCCAGGAAAATCGTCAA TTTGTTTAAGCTTCTTGCTAAAAAGCATCAGAGGATCTCGGAGCGACTCAGCAGTGATCCGTCCACCccgaccacacccacaacacCCGACACACCCTCCCTGGACTCGGATTGT acgACAGACCGTGTGATTCTGGAGGAGGTGCTTCAGATGGTGTTGGAGATCATCAACTCTTGTCTGACACACAACCTCCACAATAACCCCCACCTCATATACTCCCTCCTCTATCAGAGGGAGATCTTCGAGCCCTATCGGTCACACCCCTCTCTCATGGACCTTGTGCAGAATATGGAAAct GTGGTGTCCTTCTTCTCGTCCAAGCTGGAGCAGAGTGGCCCCTCCCCCTACTCCTCCGAGTACGTTCTGTCCACCATCGAGCAGACTGCAAAGGCTTGGCCCAGGAACAGGCTAAGG TTGTTTCCTGAGCTCAAGTTCCGCTATGTGGAGGAGGACCAGCCTGAGGCATTCTTCATCCCGTACATTTGGACACTGGTGTTCAAGCACTCGTCCATTTATTGGGACAGTTCTAAAGTACGCTTCTCCTGA